CGCAACCACGGCGCCCATCAGCCTTGCCTCACCAGACCGCAGAACACCCCTTCGATCGCTAGGTCCTGATCGGGCCCGACCACAATGGGTTGGTACGCGGGGTTGCGCGGCAGCAAGCGCACACTGTCGCCCTGGCGTTCGAAACGCTTGATGGTCACTTCACCGTCCAGGCGCGCCACCACAATCTGCCCGTTCAAGGCCTCGGCACTGCGACGCACGCCCACCAAGTCACCATCGAGAATGCCGTCCTCGATCATCGAGTCGCCCTGCACCCGCAACAGGTAATCCGGGGTTTTCGCGAAGGTCGACGGGTCCAGTTGCAAGCGGTTGTGCACCTCCGCATCGGCACCGATGGGCAAACCAGCCGCCACACGGCCGAGTACCGGCACATCCAGCCACTCTGGACGCTTCGGTTGATTGAGCAGGCGAATGCCGCGTGCCTGGTTCGGGTTGACCTCGATAAACCCGGCTTCCGTCAACGCCAGCACGTGCTTGCGCGCCACGCTGCGCGAGGCAAAGCCGAACGCCTCGGCGATCTCGGCGAGGCTGGGAGGCTGGCCTTGCTGCGCGATGCGGTCGCGGATAAAGGTCAGGATGGCGGTACGGCGGGGGGTTAGAGTCGTCATGGAGTACATTTGTACTCCTGTGGGAAATTTCTGACAATAGCCGCTAGTCGTGTAGGGGACGACGAGGTTTGTCGAAACCTCCCACATGGATGCCGGATTAGCTCTACTCCCCTCCCCTGCAAAGGTCCGCAAAGTCCCTCGCCTGAATACACAGTGCGAGGGATTGCGGATGGCGTTATTTGTTTGGCCCCCGGTGGACGGGGCTGTCTCATGATTGAATTGACCAGCCAAACCATTGGTTATCTAGTACTGGCCACCCTGGATTCGAAAACGCGAGACGTCGAATCCGTCATCCGCGATTTCAAGCGCTGCCTCAATCACTACGACGCCTGGGCGGAGAGCTTTTTCAGCTTTTCGGCGCTGGATATCGAGCAGGTCTTCAAGGTCGGGGATGAAGTAGCACTGGTCGCGCCGATCAACCGGTCCCTGTTTCCCAGCACCACCACCGCCACCTGCCAGGCCAACGGCTCGTTGACCCTGGTGCACATGTTCCAGAGTTCACGCTTCGTGCCCATTGGCAATACGCCCGTGATGGTGCAACGCATCGACCCCAACGGCGGCCCGCTGGGTGAGCCCATTCATAAAACCATCGGCCCCAGCGGCATTCTCGAAATCACCGAATGTGATCGCAACCAGCAGTACCGAGTCAGTTTCTACCCCAACGTCTCCAACACGCATTTCAAGGCGCTGTACGCCTCTTATCAGGCGGTTATCGCACCGCTGGAAGGTTGGCTGCGTGCGGAATGGACCAGCACCTTTGAACCGCTGTGGGAAGGCTACTCCGAAGCCAACTTCCTCAAACGCTATCTCTCGCTGCACCAAGCCTACGCCCGCGGCTTTGGCGAGGCGCTGTATGCGCTCTGGGACAGCCTCAAGCAGCTGTTCCAGTGGCTTTCTGACCCAATGGGTTATGCGGAAAAACTCCTGCATTACCTCTCCCAGGAGGAATTCGAAAAGCTGTTGAAGCTCGGCACTGAAAGCCTCGCGAAAGGCTTGTTGGTGCTGAGCGATGAACCGCTGCTGTTCATTTATGTGTCGGCAATGGTCAGTTGGATGCGGATGTTGCCGCCGCCTTACATGAACGAGCTGCTGGGGGAAATCAGTGCCGACGTCCTGATCAATTTGCTGCTGTGTCTCGCCACCGCCGGGATCGGGATGGTGGTGCGCTTGAGTACGAAGGTGCTGGGCGGCATCAAGTCTCAGCGGGCGCGCAGGTGGTTGGAGCACATGGCTGGGCAGTTCGGGAAATTTCGTGTGGATGATCACGCGGAGGTGGCTAAACCGATATTGCTGGGTAGCCCGGCGACACCGATTCGGACGGTTCCGGATGTGCCGTTGAAGGCTGGGGATCAGGTGGTTTCGAATCCTGTGCCGTTGGTGCGGGACAAGGTTGGGCAGCGGACGGTGTTGGTGCGGCAGGAGCCTGTGGATGATGTGCCTGTTTCTGCTCGAAATCCGGCGGGGGATGCGGCTGATTCTTCGGACAAGACGGCCACTAACGGCTGCCCTGTGTCGATGGTCACGGGCGAGGAACTGCTGACGCTGACCGATGGCACGCTGGACGGGATCTTGCCGTTTGAGTGGACGCGGTTGTATCGCACCAGCGCGGTGGAAGTGGATTGTGGGTTGGGGTTTGGCTGGAGTCACTCGCTGGCGCATCGGCTGGCTGTTTCCCGGGATGCGGTGGTGTGGACCGATCATGAGAATCGGTCGACTACCCTGCCCTTGCCCACGGTTTCTCGGCCGGCGATTACCAATAGCCTGGCCGAAGCCGCGATTTATCTGGGCGCTTTACCCGATGAATTAGTCCTGTCTCAAGGGGCACGTTTCTACCACTTCCGCGACGGCGTGCTGACGGCGATCAGCGATGCGTATGACAACCGGTTGCGCATTTTCCGTAATTACCTGGGGCAGATTGAGCGGCTGGATAACGGCGTGGGGCGCTCGTTGTTTTTGCGCTATGCGTCGGGCCGCATCGTGGCGGTGGATTACCAGGTTGAGCGGGCGGTGGATGACGGTCCGTTTGTCTGGGTGACGGAGCAGAACGTTGTTGCCTACGCCTATGACAATTTTGGACGACTGGTTTGCGCGACCAATGCCGTAGGCGAAAGCGAGGTTTATCGGTACGACGAGCAGCACGTCATTCTTGAGCGTGGACTGGCCGGTGGGGCGAGTTTCTTCTGGGCGTGGGAAAGGTCTGGCAAGGCCGCGCGGTGTGTCCGGCATTGGGCCAGTTTCTCGCAGATGGACACGCGCTATGCCTGGGACGATAACGGCCAGGTCACGGTGTTTAACGCCGATGGCAGCCAGGAAGTCTATGTGCATGACCAGCGGGCGCGGCTGGTGCAGCGGGTGGATCCTGATGGTGCTGAGCACTTCAAGTCCTACGATGACAAAGGCCGGCTGACGGTTGAGCAGGATCCGCTGGGGGCTATTACGGCCTATCAGTACGACGAAGCTGGGCGTTTGGTGGCGGTGTTTCCTGGGGATGATGAGCCGACGACCTACGAGCATGACAATGGATTCGTACGGGTTGTACGGCGTGGTGAAGCGGTTTGGAAGTATGAACGTAATGACCAGGGCGATGTTACGCGTAGGACCGGTCCTGACGGTCATTCGACTGAGTACAGCTACAACAAACGCGGACAACTGACGCAGGTTTGGTATCCCGATCACAGCTGTCATCGGCTGGTTTGGAATGAGCGGGGTCAGTTGCTTGAGGAGCAGTTGCCGAATGGCGGAGTCAAGCGTTATCGCTATGACGATCTGGGGCGACAGGTTGTCCGCGAGGATGAACATGGCGCGCTGACCCAGTATCAATGGGACGCCGCAGGCCGCTTGCTGAAACTGACTCAGCCCGGGGGGGCCACACGGGAATACAGCTACAACGCTTACGGAAAAATCACCTCCGAGCGCGATGAGCTCGGCCACGTCACCCGCTACGAATACGCTGACGGCCTGCACCTGATCAGTCGGCGCATCAACGCTGATGGCACTCAGGTCAAATACCGTTACGACAACGTCAGGTTGCTGCTGACCGAAATCGAAAATGAGGTGGGCGAAACCTACCGACTCCAGTATCACGCCAACGGCCTGATCCAACAGGAAACCGGGTTTGACGGCCAGCGCACAGCTTACCTCTACGACCTCAACGGCAACCTTCAGGAAAAGACCGAGCATGGCGATGATGGCAGTCAGCTGGTTACCCGTTACGAGCGCGACTACGCCGGACGCCTCGTAAGAAAAACCCTGCCCGACGGCAGACTTGTCGATTACGCCTACGACCGCCAGGGCAATCTCCTCAGCGTCGAGGACGGCCACTGGGCGTTGGCCTACGAGTACGACAGCCAAAACCGCCTCACCGCCGAACACCAGGGCTGGGGCACGCTGCGTTACGGCTATGACGCCTGCGGACAGCTGAACAACCTACGCCTGCCGGACAACAACCGGGTGGTGTTCAACCACGACAAAGGCGGCCACCTCGCCACCGTCGAGTTAAACGGCGCGGTGCTGACCGCCCACCTGTTCAAAGCCGGCCAGGAACACCAGCGCCAACAAGGCCAACTGATCAGTCATTACCACTACGACGACCAGCAACGCCTGCACGCCCACGCCGTCACCCAACAGCAACACACCCTTTACCAACGCCACTACGACTACGACAAATCCGGCAACCTCACCCGCCTGCTCGACACCCACAAAGGCGACCACCACTACCACTACGACCCGCTAAACCGCATCACCCACGCCGACCACTCCCAAGCCGAGCTAGAGCGTTTCGCACACGACCCGGCCGGCAACCTGCTCATGCAAAACCGCCCCGGCCCGGACATCGTAGCGGGCAACCGCCTGATGATCCAAGGCGACCACCACTACGACTATGACGCCTTCGGCAACCTCATTCGCGAACGACGTGGCAAAGGCCACCAACTCGTCACCGAGTATCGCTACGACTGCCAGCATCGTCTGATCGGCATTAAAAAGCCCAACGGCCAGACTGCCAGCTATCGCTATGATCCGTTTGGGCGGCGCATCAGCAAGACCGTTGATAGCACAACTACCGAGTTCTTCTGGCAAGGCGACAGACTCATCGCCGAACACCAAGCGGATCGCCATCGCAGTTACCTCTACGAACCTGAAAGCTTCCGGCCATTGGCGCTGCTGGAGGGCTTTGGTCCAAAGGAAACCAAGGCCTACCATTACCAACTCGATCACTTGGGTACGCCGCAGAAACTCACCGATACCAACGGCGAAATCGTCTGGTCTGCGCATTACCGTTCTTATGGCGAAATCAGCCGCCTCGATATCAACAAAATCGACAACCCGCTGCGTTTCCAAGGCCAATACTTTGACCCAGAAAGCGGGCTGCACTACAACCGTCATCGCTACTACAATCCGGATATTGGTCGCTACCTGACGCCGGACCCGGTGAAGTTGGCGGGTGGGATCAATGCGTACCAATACGTGCCCAATCCAACCGGGTGGATAGATCCCCTAGGTCTAAGCTGTAAGAGCACAAACTGTCCTGAAGGACCCTATAGCGCAATAGTTCCAGGAGGAGGATTAGCCGCACATGAGAAAGCAGGTGGGCACTTAATGGAAAAACATATAGGTAGAAGCGACGAACAATTATTGGACCGTTTGAAGCAAGAGCCACACATCCCTGCCGCCTCTACATTCCACGACAGAGCCACAGCTGAGTGGGAAGTATCGACAGTACTGGATCAAAACAAAGAAAAAATCGATAAATTTTTAAAGGGGACAAAGAGCCAAACCGTTATCACTCAAAAAACCAAATACCCCGTAGGCACAAGCTTTAAAAAAAACAGCACAACAGCGCTTTCGGGAAAGGAAATTCAACTGATAATCCGCAGAGATCATAAAACGCATACTGGCTACCGAATTCATACTGGATTTCCAAACCCATGAACCAAGACTACCCCGAATTACAGCAATTTCTTGCGTGTTACTTCAACCAAGACTGGGTTGATGACCACGAAAAAGCGGACGATGTTATTCATTATTTTATCTCCGAGTCATCCGAAGATACGCTATTAGAAGTGCAAGAAGAACTAGATAAGCTAATGCGAAGTGGAAAGACAGAGCAAGAGCTTGAAAATTATTTATTCAGTGATATCGGTTGCTATTATTATTATCGCAGCGAATGGGCCGACGGAATCACTTGGCTGAGACATGTTGTATCAATACTGAAAAATGGAACCCTCCAAATGAAAAATAAAAAAAACTAAACGACGCTTAAGAAAGCGACGCTCACTCCTGTGGCGAACGAGCTTGCTCGCGCTGGGTCGCGAAGCGGCCCCAATCCAGGCAATGTTTTTTTTAGTTACATCGGCAGTGTCTGTTTTAGGGCTGCTTCGCAGCCCAACGCAGGCGGTGCGACGATTCGGGAAGCCTGCTCACTACAGTAATCGTGTTCACCCAGCAACAAACGAACTCACCAGCCGTCCCTCAACATCCGCAACTCCAAATGCTGCAACAACATAATCGTCTTCCCATCCACAATCTCCCCACTCTGCACCATCCCCAGCGCCTGCTCGAACCCCAGCTCCAACACCTCGATATCCTCACCCTCCTCTTCCAAACCACCACCGCTCCCCACCCGATCCCCCGGCTGATACTCACCGATAAAAAAGTGGATCCGCTCCGTCACCGACCCCGGGCTCATGAACGCCGCATAGATCTTCTCCACATGCCCCACGCGATACCCGGTTTCTTCTTCCGCTTCCAGGCGAATACGTTCTTCGGGGCTGGCGTTGTCGAGCAAGCCGGCTGCCGCTTCGATCAGGTAGCCGTGGTAGTCGTTGACGAATGTCGGCATGCGAAACTGGCGGATCATCAACACCGTGCGCTGCTCGCGGTTGTACAGCAGGATGGTCGCGCCATTGCCGCGGTCGTACACCTCGCGGGTCTGGGCTTGCCAACTGCCGTCGCGGCGGCGCAGGTCGAAGCTGTATTTTTTCAGCAGGTACCAGTTTTCCGAGAGGGTTTCTTCGGCGGTGATACGAACGGGGCTGTTGTCCATGCTCGGGTTTCTCAAGAAAGAGGTTGGGCTTGTTTGATGCTGTCCCAGGCAGCGGCGACAGCTTCTGCGCTACTCGCCTTGATCCGTGCCAAGTTGCGCGGGTAGTCCACCCCTGGGTTTTCGGTGAAGCGCGTGGCCGTGAATTGGCCGTTGCTGGCGCGCAGGATATAACCCGTGTCCTCGCACTGCTCAGAGGCGAGGAACAGCACCCCCGGCGTC
The genomic region above belongs to Pseudomonas azotoformans and contains:
- the lexA gene encoding transcriptional repressor LexA, which produces MYSMTTLTPRRTAILTFIRDRIAQQGQPPSLAEIAEAFGFASRSVARKHVLALTEAGFIEVNPNQARGIRLLNQPKRPEWLDVPVLGRVAAGLPIGADAEVHNRLQLDPSTFAKTPDYLLRVQGDSMIEDGILDGDLVGVRRSAEALNGQIVVARLDGEVTIKRFERQGDSVRLLPRNPAYQPIVVGPDQDLAIEGVFCGLVRQG
- a CDS encoding NUDIX domain-containing protein, whose product is MDNSPVRITAEETLSENWYLLKKYSFDLRRRDGSWQAQTREVYDRGNGATILLYNREQRTVLMIRQFRMPTFVNDYHGYLIEAAAGLLDNASPEERIRLEAEEETGYRVGHVEKIYAAFMSPGSVTERIHFFIGEYQPGDRVGSGGGLEEEGEDIEVLELGFEQALGMVQSGEIVDGKTIMLLQHLELRMLRDGW
- a CDS encoding contact-dependent growth inhibition system immunity protein produces the protein MNQDYPELQQFLACYFNQDWVDDHEKADDVIHYFISESSEDTLLEVQEELDKLMRSGKTEQELENYLFSDIGCYYYYRSEWADGITWLRHVVSILKNGTLQMKNKKN
- a CDS encoding RNase A-like domain-containing protein, encoding MIELTSQTIGYLVLATLDSKTRDVESVIRDFKRCLNHYDAWAESFFSFSALDIEQVFKVGDEVALVAPINRSLFPSTTTATCQANGSLTLVHMFQSSRFVPIGNTPVMVQRIDPNGGPLGEPIHKTIGPSGILEITECDRNQQYRVSFYPNVSNTHFKALYASYQAVIAPLEGWLRAEWTSTFEPLWEGYSEANFLKRYLSLHQAYARGFGEALYALWDSLKQLFQWLSDPMGYAEKLLHYLSQEEFEKLLKLGTESLAKGLLVLSDEPLLFIYVSAMVSWMRMLPPPYMNELLGEISADVLINLLLCLATAGIGMVVRLSTKVLGGIKSQRARRWLEHMAGQFGKFRVDDHAEVAKPILLGSPATPIRTVPDVPLKAGDQVVSNPVPLVRDKVGQRTVLVRQEPVDDVPVSARNPAGDAADSSDKTATNGCPVSMVTGEELLTLTDGTLDGILPFEWTRLYRTSAVEVDCGLGFGWSHSLAHRLAVSRDAVVWTDHENRSTTLPLPTVSRPAITNSLAEAAIYLGALPDELVLSQGARFYHFRDGVLTAISDAYDNRLRIFRNYLGQIERLDNGVGRSLFLRYASGRIVAVDYQVERAVDDGPFVWVTEQNVVAYAYDNFGRLVCATNAVGESEVYRYDEQHVILERGLAGGASFFWAWERSGKAARCVRHWASFSQMDTRYAWDDNGQVTVFNADGSQEVYVHDQRARLVQRVDPDGAEHFKSYDDKGRLTVEQDPLGAITAYQYDEAGRLVAVFPGDDEPTTYEHDNGFVRVVRRGEAVWKYERNDQGDVTRRTGPDGHSTEYSYNKRGQLTQVWYPDHSCHRLVWNERGQLLEEQLPNGGVKRYRYDDLGRQVVREDEHGALTQYQWDAAGRLLKLTQPGGATREYSYNAYGKITSERDELGHVTRYEYADGLHLISRRINADGTQVKYRYDNVRLLLTEIENEVGETYRLQYHANGLIQQETGFDGQRTAYLYDLNGNLQEKTEHGDDGSQLVTRYERDYAGRLVRKTLPDGRLVDYAYDRQGNLLSVEDGHWALAYEYDSQNRLTAEHQGWGTLRYGYDACGQLNNLRLPDNNRVVFNHDKGGHLATVELNGAVLTAHLFKAGQEHQRQQGQLISHYHYDDQQRLHAHAVTQQQHTLYQRHYDYDKSGNLTRLLDTHKGDHHYHYDPLNRITHADHSQAELERFAHDPAGNLLMQNRPGPDIVAGNRLMIQGDHHYDYDAFGNLIRERRGKGHQLVTEYRYDCQHRLIGIKKPNGQTASYRYDPFGRRISKTVDSTTTEFFWQGDRLIAEHQADRHRSYLYEPESFRPLALLEGFGPKETKAYHYQLDHLGTPQKLTDTNGEIVWSAHYRSYGEISRLDINKIDNPLRFQGQYFDPESGLHYNRHRYYNPDIGRYLTPDPVKLAGGINAYQYVPNPTGWIDPLGLSCKSTNCPEGPYSAIVPGGGLAAHEKAGGHLMEKHIGRSDEQLLDRLKQEPHIPAASTFHDRATAEWEVSTVLDQNKEKIDKFLKGTKSQTVITQKTKYPVGTSFKKNSTTALSGKEIQLIIRRDHKTHTGYRIHTGFPNP